A genomic segment from Methanoplanus limicola DSM 2279 encodes:
- a CDS encoding serpin family protein, with translation MAYDHKSGMDRKNIVAFSAGILLILCAAFSGCTGVNDSGDDGTAAETPSPASTPASTVTPEDITKSAGEVVDANSIFAFDLYQKLAGVSSQDENIFFSPYSISSAFALVYEGAKGDTAAEINSVFHFPAEIQDLRDGFLEINSGINAGDPEYELSVANALWAEKTYSFLDDYIKTAKDYYSADTTNLDFINQPEESRLAINKWAEDETHEKIKDLIPQGMIDPMTRLVITNAVYFKGDWVKQFDVNNTHEAAFTTASGKSVTVDMMQRTDEDAVFGYMENDDLQMLKMPYDHESGRELAMYVILPKGDDLRTFEEGLDSDRLTDLKAAIAEKEVKVFFPKFKLETEYSLSDTLADMGMPVAFSDKADFSGMDGTKSLSISDVIHKAYVDVNEEGTEAAAATAVVMRLTAVMDEEPVPVFMADHPFIFMIEDTDDGNILFMGKLSSPA, from the coding sequence ATGGCTTATGACCATAAATCAGGTATGGACAGAAAGAATATTGTGGCTTTTTCAGCCGGAATTTTACTTATTCTCTGTGCTGCTTTTTCGGGCTGCACAGGAGTGAACGATTCCGGTGATGACGGCACAGCAGCAGAGACTCCATCGCCGGCATCAACCCCGGCATCGACAGTAACGCCCGAAGATATCACCAAATCTGCCGGTGAAGTGGTGGATGCAAACAGCATCTTTGCATTTGACCTCTATCAGAAACTGGCAGGCGTCAGCAGTCAGGATGAAAACATCTTCTTCTCGCCTTATTCCATATCATCAGCTTTTGCACTAGTATATGAGGGGGCAAAAGGGGATACTGCGGCTGAGATAAATTCCGTGTTTCACTTTCCCGCAGAAATCCAGGATTTAAGGGACGGATTTTTAGAGATTAATTCCGGAATTAATGCCGGAGATCCTGAGTATGAACTGAGTGTTGCCAATGCACTCTGGGCTGAGAAGACCTACTCATTTCTGGATGATTATATCAAAACTGCGAAGGACTATTACTCGGCTGACACAACAAACCTTGACTTCATAAATCAGCCTGAAGAGTCAAGACTTGCAATTAATAAGTGGGCAGAAGATGAGACTCATGAGAAAATTAAAGACTTAATCCCGCAGGGCATGATTGACCCAATGACCCGGCTTGTAATCACCAATGCGGTATATTTCAAAGGTGACTGGGTAAAGCAGTTTGATGTAAACAATACCCATGAGGCCGCTTTCACAACCGCTTCCGGAAAGTCTGTAACGGTTGATATGATGCAGAGGACAGATGAGGATGCAGTATTTGGCTATATGGAAAATGATGATCTCCAGATGCTTAAGATGCCCTATGATCATGAATCCGGCAGAGAACTTGCCATGTATGTAATCCTGCCAAAGGGAGATGACCTGAGAACATTTGAAGAGGGTCTTGATTCTGACAGACTCACAGATCTTAAAGCAGCCATTGCAGAAAAGGAGGTGAAAGTATTCTTCCCTAAGTTTAAGCTTGAGACCGAATATTCTCTTTCAGACACACTTGCAGATATGGGAATGCCCGTTGCATTTTCAGATAAAGCTGATTTTTCCGGAATGGACGGGACAAAGAGCCTCTCTATCAGCGATGTTATCCATAAGGCATATGTTGATGTAAATGAGGAGGGAACTGAAGCCGCCGCCGCAACTGCGGTTGTGATGAGGCTTACGGCAGTGATGGATGAAGAGCCTGTTCCGGTATTCATGGCAGATCATCCGTTCATCTTCATGATTGAGGATACGGATGATGGAAATATTCTCTTTATGGGTAAATTGTCCAGTCCTGCCTGA
- a CDS encoding DUF4276 family protein, protein MKTKIYIEGGGDSKELHSRCREGFSRLLESSGFKGRMPQLIACGPRDSAYRDFKTANSSNNADYVAMLVDSEEPVSNPEDTWVHLMKRDGWEKPDECEDDQVFLMTTCMETWIAADPDSLIRYYGNCLRKSSLPSLHNIEQRNRHEIQNDLKNATLGCSNVYQKNKRSFEILGKLNPEILENNMVLFRRMKRILNEKL, encoded by the coding sequence TTGAAAACGAAGATCTACATTGAAGGTGGTGGAGATTCAAAAGAACTGCACAGCCGCTGCCGTGAGGGATTTAGCAGACTTCTGGAGTCATCAGGTTTTAAAGGCAGGATGCCTCAGCTTATTGCATGTGGTCCTCGTGATTCTGCGTACCGGGATTTTAAAACCGCTAACAGTTCAAATAATGCTGATTATGTCGCAATGCTGGTTGACAGTGAAGAACCGGTCAGCAATCCGGAAGATACATGGGTTCATCTTATGAAGCGTGACGGATGGGAAAAACCGGATGAGTGTGAAGATGATCAGGTGTTTTTAATGACTACCTGTATGGAAACCTGGATTGCAGCTGATCCTGATTCCCTTATAAGATATTATGGAAACTGTCTCCGTAAATCTTCTCTTCCTTCTTTACATAATATTGAACAGCGAAACCGACACGAAATCCAGAATGACCTGAAAAATGCAACTTTGGGGTGCTCAAATGTCTATCAGAAGAATAAGCGTTCCTTTGAAATTCTGGGCAAACTCAACCCGGAAATTCTTGAAAATAATATGGTGTTATTCAGGCGGATGAAGCGTATCCTGAATGAGAAGCTGTAA
- a CDS encoding AAA family ATPase, producing the protein MNEPVLKEIRLKNILSFGPETKSVPLGPLNVLIGPNGSGKSNFLEVIGLLRAAPRDLSAPVKEAGGVRDWLWKGSTNPEASIEVIINLNHHEMPVRHIFSFVEHGMRFELTTECIENNKPFSGYSEPVFYYMNKNGYIRLRGKPQYRAGVSSESINNDDERQLQREKIDPEKSILSQVKDPDCYPILADITEIYDSTRLYREWTFGRYTSPRQPQKADLPTEYLLESCENLALVLNSLRFNPRAKTDILDALNYLYPDIQDFNVQINGGWVQLYLEEEQFSIPATRLSDGTLRYLCLVAILCHPSPPSLVCIEEPELGLHPDVLPHLADLMISASERCQLIVTTHSDMLVDALTETPESVLVCEKRNGKTEMKRLKSDDLKGWLDNYRLGELWLRGEIGGTRF; encoded by the coding sequence ATGAATGAACCGGTGCTTAAAGAAATTCGGCTGAAAAATATACTGTCTTTTGGGCCTGAAACGAAGTCTGTTCCTTTAGGCCCTCTGAATGTTCTTATCGGTCCAAATGGTTCCGGCAAATCGAATTTTCTTGAAGTAATTGGCCTTTTGCGTGCTGCACCAAGAGATCTCTCAGCACCTGTAAAAGAGGCGGGTGGGGTTCGTGACTGGCTCTGGAAGGGATCCACGAATCCTGAAGCCTCAATTGAGGTAATAATAAATTTAAATCATCATGAGATGCCAGTCAGGCATATTTTTTCATTTGTTGAACATGGTATGCGTTTTGAATTAACAACTGAATGCATTGAGAATAATAAGCCATTTTCAGGGTATAGTGAGCCGGTGTTTTATTATATGAATAAAAACGGCTATATCAGGTTAAGGGGCAAGCCACAATATCGGGCCGGAGTCAGTTCAGAATCCATAAATAATGATGATGAGAGGCAACTCCAAAGAGAGAAAATCGATCCGGAGAAATCTATTCTGTCACAGGTTAAAGATCCTGATTGTTATCCGATACTTGCTGATATTACTGAAATCTATGATTCTACGCGTCTTTACCGCGAGTGGACTTTTGGAAGGTACACTTCACCAAGGCAGCCACAAAAAGCTGATCTCCCTACAGAATACCTTTTAGAGTCATGTGAAAATCTTGCTCTTGTACTGAATTCACTCCGTTTTAATCCCCGTGCAAAAACTGACATTCTAGATGCACTTAATTATCTCTATCCTGACATTCAGGATTTCAATGTTCAGATCAACGGCGGGTGGGTGCAGCTCTATCTTGAAGAAGAACAGTTTAGTATTCCGGCAACCCGTTTGTCTGACGGCACATTACGCTATCTCTGTCTGGTTGCAATTCTCTGCCATCCCAGTCCTCCGTCTCTGGTATGTATTGAAGAGCCTGAACTTGGCCTGCATCCGGACGTCCTGCCCCATCTGGCAGATCTGATGATCTCGGCATCAGAGCGTTGTCAGCTTATAGTTACGACCCATTCTGATATGCTTGTGGACGCCCTGACGGAAACACCTGAATCTGTTCTTGTATGTGAGAAAAGGAATGGTAAAACCGAGATGAAACGGCTTAAATCTGATGATCTTAAAGGATGGCTGGATAACTACCGTTTGGGTGAACTATGGCTCAGAGGTGAGATTGGAGGCACGCGCTTTTGA
- a CDS encoding RNA recognition motif domain-containing protein, producing MESHKVYVGNLAHYVTEEEIEDLFAEFGDIMSVKIKPQEGFAFVEYSTIEEAENAIHGTNGKEFSGRTLKVEDAGPVRYHIPG from the coding sequence ATGGAAAGTCATAAGGTATATGTCGGAAATCTGGCTCATTATGTTACTGAAGAGGAAATTGAAGATCTGTTTGCTGAATTCGGAGATATCATGAGCGTTAAGATTAAGCCACAGGAGGGGTTTGCTTTTGTTGAATATTCAACCATTGAAGAGGCTGAAAATGCGATTCACGGGACAAACGGGAAGGAATTTTCCGGCAGAACACTGAAGGTTGAGGATGCAGGGCCTGTAAGGTATCATATTCCAGGATAA
- a CDS encoding MFS transporter, which translates to MNEQPARQKMSVKELMIVIVISLGSFMAGLDATIVNIALPSIAKAFDVSTVTASWVLNAYLIILVSLLLAAARLGDIKGYRKVFLAGFAVFTVGSALCGFASSIDMLIISRMLQAIGGAIIAALGAVMVTSYLAPSLRGQALGIVAMFTMLGAALGPVMGGFLTSAFSWSFIFFVNLPVGIIAILLGLHTLPRQNPVSPGGKIDIPGVALVFIALSTLIYGLTSLQGTDSTGGIPALIISVIFWIIFWFREKRAEEPLINTGLFSNRAFTIQNISVMLIQMAMAGVMILMPFFLELVKDLPTDNAGTVLLALPIGMILTSPIAGRFSDVLGTKKPIIAGFVVCAISLLLLSTISQNTSVGHVVIYLFLLGAGTGIAYAPLNSAVMGESPEKERGTTSGMIKMMTNLGSSLGVALVMLVATAALGPKLAKESVHNLPVSDLAGAFDVAFLFLMGIEILGIVLMLFVREKNNDFSTDGEPVAGF; encoded by the coding sequence ATGAACGAACAGCCTGCCCGCCAGAAGATGTCCGTAAAGGAACTGATGATAGTCATAGTCATCTCACTCGGATCATTTATGGCGGGACTTGATGCCACAATAGTCAATATTGCTCTTCCCTCAATAGCAAAAGCATTTGATGTTTCAACAGTGACGGCCTCCTGGGTTCTGAATGCCTACCTGATAATCCTTGTCAGCCTGCTGCTTGCCGCAGCCCGCCTTGGTGACATAAAGGGGTACCGGAAAGTGTTCCTGGCAGGTTTTGCTGTATTTACCGTTGGATCTGCATTATGCGGATTTGCCTCCTCCATTGACATGCTGATAATATCACGTATGCTTCAGGCAATAGGAGGAGCGATAATAGCTGCACTTGGAGCAGTGATGGTCACAAGCTACCTTGCACCATCACTTCGTGGGCAGGCACTCGGCATTGTTGCCATGTTTACCATGCTTGGAGCAGCACTTGGTCCTGTCATGGGTGGATTTTTAACAAGTGCATTTTCCTGGAGCTTCATATTCTTCGTCAATCTTCCGGTGGGAATCATCGCCATTCTGCTGGGACTGCATACTCTGCCCCGGCAAAATCCGGTCTCGCCAGGAGGTAAAATTGACATTCCAGGAGTGGCACTTGTCTTTATTGCATTAAGTACTCTTATATATGGATTAACCTCCCTTCAGGGAACAGATTCAACGGGAGGAATTCCGGCCCTGATTATATCTGTAATATTCTGGATCATATTCTGGTTCAGGGAAAAGAGAGCGGAGGAACCGTTGATAAATACCGGTCTCTTCTCCAACAGGGCATTTACCATTCAGAATATAAGTGTCATGCTCATACAGATGGCAATGGCAGGAGTGATGATCCTTATGCCGTTCTTCCTGGAGCTGGTAAAGGACCTGCCGACTGACAATGCAGGAACAGTCCTTCTTGCTCTCCCAATCGGAATGATCCTCACATCACCCATTGCCGGCAGATTCTCAGATGTGTTAGGCACAAAAAAACCTATAATCGCCGGATTCGTAGTCTGTGCCATCTCACTCCTGCTACTCTCAACAATCAGCCAGAATACCAGTGTAGGCCATGTGGTCATATACCTCTTCCTTCTTGGAGCAGGAACAGGAATTGCATATGCACCTCTTAACAGTGCCGTCATGGGGGAATCGCCGGAAAAAGAGAGGGGAACAACCTCCGGCATGATAAAGATGATGACAAATCTTGGTTCATCACTTGGGGTTGCTCTTGTCATGCTGGTTGCCACCGCAGCACTCGGTCCTAAACTGGCAAAGGAGTCTGTACACAACCTCCCGGTCTCAGATCTTGCCGGTGCATTTGATGTTGCATTCCTCTTCTTAATGGGAATTGAGATCCTCGGCATTGTGCTGATGCTCTTTGTAAGAGAGAAAAATAATGATTTTAGCACTGACGGTGAACCTGTAGCCGGTTTCTGA
- a CDS encoding ion transporter: protein MREPSRLERAKARIQALMEKPAPGDKIARFTHVFLALVIITNTIAVVIFTIPSVEVSFSSGLNLIITFCLLVFTIEYILRIWSCTSAPTITGRFSERLRYATGFYQIIDLISIIPLIFPVFFPTDFALLRGFRLISIFKLGRYARNSTSLALLKRVVIKKREIFTIMIFFLVFVILFSSTIMYLVENHAQPDKFSSIPAAIWWAMMTVTTVGYGDIYPITPLGKTIGSFITLAGVLLLALPSAILATGFIEERQKNNGDRPDNSEDNLEKSGQMMDLLERAAGLREKGIITDEEYSEIKAGIISEKL, encoded by the coding sequence ATGAGAGAACCATCACGTTTAGAAAGGGCCAAAGCACGGATACAGGCACTCATGGAAAAACCGGCGCCGGGTGACAAAATCGCCCGGTTCACCCATGTATTCCTTGCACTTGTAATTATTACCAATACGATTGCCGTAGTTATATTCACAATCCCTTCAGTAGAGGTATCCTTCTCTTCCGGATTAAACCTGATAATCACCTTCTGTCTGCTGGTGTTCACCATTGAATATATTCTCAGGATATGGTCCTGCACCAGTGCACCAACTATAACCGGGAGATTTTCAGAACGGCTCCGTTATGCAACAGGATTTTATCAGATTATTGATCTTATCTCCATCATACCGCTTATATTTCCGGTATTTTTCCCTACTGATTTTGCCCTTTTGCGTGGATTCAGGCTGATATCAATCTTCAAGCTGGGCCGCTATGCCCGCAATTCAACTTCGCTTGCCCTGCTAAAGCGGGTCGTTATCAAAAAGAGGGAAATCTTCACCATCATGATCTTCTTCCTGGTCTTTGTCATTTTATTCTCATCAACGATTATGTACCTGGTGGAGAACCACGCCCAGCCGGATAAATTCTCCAGCATTCCGGCAGCAATTTGGTGGGCGATGATGACAGTGACAACGGTAGGTTATGGCGACATATACCCAATAACTCCGCTTGGAAAGACAATTGGATCATTTATCACCCTTGCAGGTGTCCTGCTACTTGCCCTGCCGTCCGCAATTCTGGCTACCGGGTTTATCGAAGAGAGGCAGAAGAATAACGGAGATAGACCTGATAATTCAGAGGATAATTTAGAGAAATCAGGACAGATGATGGACCTGCTGGAGAGGGCCGCCGGACTTAGGGAGAAGGGTATAATCACTGATGAGGAATATTCAGAGATTAAAGCCGGAATTATCTCAGAGAAACTATAA
- a CDS encoding FKBP-type peptidyl-prolyl cis-trans isomerase — MKNKTHFSGLSPFSLAVIAVILSALFIAGLSLAGGYAMDKNAPAKSGDQVSVYYSLSFPGGAVFESNVNDTPLNFTLGSGAMISGFDRAIRGMVPGETKTVILTPDEAYGEKNESLVKKIPLNEAIDLVNGMNRENITISFIPGYPCPMIEYKLPEGKYMRYVFTNITEDSVTVDTNRPLVGKDLRFTITLDSVIKRA, encoded by the coding sequence ATGAAAAATAAAACTCATTTCTCAGGGCTGTCTCCCTTTTCACTGGCAGTTATTGCCGTAATTCTGTCAGCTCTGTTTATAGCCGGACTGTCGCTTGCAGGAGGCTATGCAATGGATAAAAATGCCCCTGCAAAATCCGGGGACCAGGTAAGTGTATATTATTCGCTCTCTTTTCCCGGAGGTGCTGTATTTGAATCAAATGTAAATGACACACCCCTTAATTTTACACTCGGAAGCGGAGCTATGATCTCCGGATTTGACAGGGCAATCAGGGGAATGGTTCCGGGTGAGACAAAAACGGTCATTTTAACTCCGGATGAGGCTTACGGCGAGAAAAATGAGAGTCTTGTAAAGAAAATTCCATTAAATGAGGCGATTGATTTAGTAAACGGAATGAACAGGGAAAATATCACAATATCATTCATTCCTGGTTATCCCTGTCCGATGATCGAATATAAACTTCCGGAAGGGAAATACATGAGATACGTATTTACCAATATAACGGAAGATTCGGTGACTGTTGACACAAACAGGCCGCTTGTTGGAAAAGATCTCCGGTTTACAATTACTCTTGATTCCGTCATTAAAAGGGCATGA
- a CDS encoding dockerin type I domain-containing protein: MEKRKDRRIFSRKSSFEGFLIIMLLFISCSTMTVSGASWITESGYISEQSGWPNEVFAPYIDTTLWSTSAGGYYDLKNAYLSTGQKYYTLAFIVSDGNANPTWGGYTSLGMDSDHFVDKINYIRSVGGDVAISFGGASGVEIALNNTNVDTLTSKYQQVIDKYNPTWIDFDIEGTAVGDRPSIGRRSIAIKRLQDNNPGLRIGFCLPVTPTGLDAFGLNVIDNATENGVEIDIVNLMVMDYYDAAVHGKMGDAAISATEGAYSQLKERNVSATLGMTPMIGQNDAAQEIFTIDNANQVEKWAESKDWVTMLGMWSINRDNNGSEGTAIYQWSQLDQENFEFTDIFKKFTTGFTSAQLLIPDISIPLNSTYVIPVMVSGITNAKEVSCSLKWDSSVITVNKVKANNTVFLGSSITLNLTEERADLILVNTNSMTDTDLNALFDISVVPRGNSGDSAMISTFNATWTDTNMAEYNLECINGTISFFGVKGDFNGNGVVDIGDVSKVAYMVARLTSKNMAADFNNDGDVDTGDAARISWYFVGKINSL; encoded by the coding sequence ATGGAAAAAAGAAAGGATAGGAGGATATTCTCCAGAAAATCCTCATTTGAGGGATTTCTTATCATTATGTTGTTATTCATATCATGCAGCACAATGACAGTTTCAGGGGCATCATGGATAACAGAGTCCGGTTATATTTCTGAACAATCCGGATGGCCAAATGAAGTATTTGCACCTTATATTGACACAACACTCTGGAGTACCAGTGCCGGAGGTTACTATGACCTGAAAAATGCATATCTTTCTACCGGGCAGAAATATTATACCCTGGCATTTATTGTGAGTGACGGAAATGCCAATCCGACATGGGGGGGATATACCAGTCTTGGAATGGATTCAGACCACTTTGTAGATAAAATAAATTATATCCGCTCAGTAGGCGGTGATGTTGCGATATCCTTTGGCGGGGCAAGCGGAGTTGAAATTGCATTAAACAATACCAATGTTGATACCCTGACATCGAAATACCAGCAGGTAATTGACAAATACAATCCAACATGGATTGATTTTGATATTGAAGGAACCGCAGTTGGTGACAGACCTTCCATAGGAAGAAGGAGTATAGCTATTAAAAGATTACAGGATAATAATCCCGGACTTAGAATCGGATTCTGCCTCCCTGTAACTCCTACAGGACTTGATGCATTTGGACTTAATGTAATTGACAATGCTACCGAAAACGGCGTCGAAATTGACATTGTAAATCTTATGGTTATGGATTACTATGATGCAGCTGTCCATGGAAAAATGGGTGATGCTGCAATTTCAGCAACTGAAGGAGCTTATAGCCAGCTAAAAGAACGAAATGTATCTGCAACGCTGGGTATGACACCAATGATAGGGCAGAATGATGCTGCCCAGGAAATATTTACCATTGATAATGCAAATCAGGTTGAAAAATGGGCCGAATCAAAAGACTGGGTTACAATGCTTGGCATGTGGTCAATAAACAGGGATAACAACGGCAGTGAGGGTACTGCAATATACCAGTGGTCACAACTGGACCAGGAAAACTTTGAGTTCACAGATATATTCAAAAAATTTACGACCGGATTTACATCAGCACAACTACTTATTCCGGACATCAGCATCCCTTTAAACTCCACATATGTAATTCCTGTTATGGTCTCCGGGATAACTAATGCAAAGGAGGTCTCATGTTCATTAAAATGGGATTCTTCAGTCATAACGGTTAATAAAGTTAAGGCAAACAATACAGTATTTCTTGGATCTTCAATCACACTTAACCTTACAGAAGAGCGGGCGGATCTGATTCTTGTCAATACAAATTCAATGACAGATACAGACCTGAATGCCTTATTTGACATCTCAGTAGTCCCAAGAGGAAACAGCGGAGATTCAGCCATGATATCAACATTTAATGCAACATGGACTGATACGAATATGGCAGAATACAATCTTGAATGTATTAACGGAACTATCAGTTTTTTTGGGGTTAAAGGCGATTTCAATGGCAACGGAGTTGTTGATATTGGCGATGTATCTAAAGTTGCATATATGGTTGCCAGACTGACATCAAAGAACATGGCCGCAGATTTTAACAATGACGGAGATGTTGATACAGGAGATGCTGCCAGAATCTCATGGTATTTTGTGGGAAAAATTAACAGCCTATAA
- a CDS encoding class I SAM-dependent methyltransferase, producing the protein MDFKSRLKGKVPDEVLEGISGRFDVVGDIAVLSLPECAEPYAGCIAGAVCDSRKNVRTVLNKRSVLSGDFRTFDFDIICGGGTETVHREYGFSYRFDLKDSFFTGRLSSERMRVVSLVKKGESVFVPFAGVGPFAVPAAKRGGNVIAMEMNRKACGYMRENVRLNSVCESLDVICGDVRSCGSLFGSLLESASGNISETTPGCLFDRIIAPAPYGMDDILALLSGILKSGGYIHFYSFSPENQVEDFIGFAESCGLEVESYSACGNVAPGISRWVFDMRSL; encoded by the coding sequence ATGGATTTTAAATCCCGGCTGAAAGGTAAGGTGCCGGATGAGGTTCTGGAAGGGATTTCAGGCCGTTTTGATGTCGTTGGCGATATTGCGGTGCTCTCGCTTCCGGAATGTGCAGAGCCTTATGCCGGCTGCATTGCCGGGGCTGTCTGTGATTCCCGGAAGAATGTCCGGACTGTTCTTAATAAGCGCTCAGTTCTTTCAGGTGATTTCAGGACTTTTGATTTTGATATTATCTGTGGCGGAGGGACTGAGACAGTTCACCGTGAGTATGGCTTTTCCTACAGGTTTGATCTTAAGGATTCTTTCTTCACCGGAAGGCTCTCTTCTGAGAGGATGAGGGTTGTTTCTCTTGTTAAGAAAGGCGAGTCTGTATTTGTGCCCTTTGCAGGTGTCGGGCCTTTTGCAGTTCCTGCGGCGAAAAGAGGGGGAAATGTCATTGCTATGGAGATGAACAGGAAGGCCTGCGGTTATATGCGGGAAAATGTGCGCCTGAATTCTGTTTGTGAGAGTCTGGATGTCATATGCGGCGATGTCCGGAGCTGTGGCTCTCTCTTTGGCTCTCTTTTGGAATCTGCATCCGGTAATATCTCTGAAACTACGCCGGGATGTCTGTTTGACAGGATTATCGCACCTGCGCCATATGGTATGGATGATATTCTGGCTCTTCTCAGCGGAATTTTAAAAAGTGGCGGTTATATTCATTTTTATTCTTTCAGTCCGGAGAATCAGGTGGAGGATTTTATAGGCTTTGCAGAAAGTTGCGGGCTGGAAGTTGAGAGTTATTCTGCCTGCGGAAATGTCGCACCCGGAATTTCAAGGTGGGTATTTGATATGAGGAGTTTGTGA
- a CDS encoding GNAT family N-acetyltransferase, whose translation MNITVRKAKPEDAADISGNNIRMAYETERLVLDPDTVLKGVVGLFEDKNRGFYIVAGCGGEIAGQCMITYEWSDWRSADFWWIQSVYVREEFRKMGIFKKIYEFIAGISGSEGKVCGIRLYVDDGNKDAIEVYGRMGFSRSHYLMFEKDL comes from the coding sequence ATGAATATTACTGTCAGGAAAGCAAAACCGGAGGATGCAGCTGATATTTCCGGGAATAACATCCGGATGGCATATGAGACTGAAAGGCTGGTGCTGGACCCGGATACTGTATTAAAGGGTGTGGTGGGTCTTTTTGAGGATAAGAACCGTGGATTTTATATTGTTGCCGGGTGCGGTGGTGAGATTGCCGGACAGTGCATGATAACTTATGAGTGGAGTGACTGGAGGTCTGCGGATTTCTGGTGGATTCAGAGTGTTTATGTGAGGGAAGAGTTCCGGAAGATGGGGATATTTAAGAAGATTTATGAGTTTATTGCCGGAATTTCCGGTTCTGAAGGTAAGGTATGCGGAATCCGGCTGTATGTTGATGATGGTAATAAAGATGCTATTGAGGTATACGGGAGGATGGGCTTTTCCCGGTCACATTATCTGATGTTTGAGAAGGATTTATAA
- a CDS encoding phosphate ABC transporter substrate-binding protein, which produces MKKDQTFNKGIMLVAVLGIVAAFALVCGCTGSSDTTAASGTEQSTDIRTISVTGSTTVLPAAQAAAESYMRENKNADIMVSGGGSSVGVQAVGEGTADIGMASRELKNSEKEKYPNLVQHVIARDGIALIIYKDNPVESLTIDQVKSIYKGEVTNWNEVGGDDMEIVVVGRDSSSGTREYFFESVMNKEDFVATQMEKNSNGAVQQSVAHTPGAIGYVGLGYIDDSIKAVNIDTNGNVVVPTIDNVVKGTYPIARSLNMFTSGEATGLSKDYINFILSSEGQAIVEEEGFVSVK; this is translated from the coding sequence ATGAAGAAAGATCAGACCTTTAACAAAGGTATAATGCTTGTAGCAGTTCTTGGAATTGTAGCAGCATTCGCTCTTGTCTGCGGCTGTACAGGAAGCTCAGACACAACGGCAGCATCTGGCACAGAACAGAGTACTGATATCAGAACAATCTCAGTCACAGGTTCAACAACAGTTCTTCCTGCTGCACAGGCAGCAGCCGAATCCTATATGAGAGAGAACAAAAACGCTGACATCATGGTCAGCGGCGGCGGATCAAGTGTAGGAGTACAGGCAGTAGGCGAAGGAACGGCTGACATCGGAATGGCTTCAAGAGAACTGAAAAATTCAGAGAAGGAAAAATACCCAAACCTTGTCCAGCACGTAATCGCACGTGACGGAATTGCCCTTATCATATACAAGGACAACCCCGTAGAGAGCCTCACAATCGATCAGGTCAAATCGATCTACAAAGGAGAGGTCACAAACTGGAATGAAGTCGGCGGAGATGACATGGAAATTGTAGTAGTCGGCCGTGACAGTTCATCAGGAACAAGAGAATACTTCTTTGAATCTGTAATGAACAAAGAGGACTTTGTTGCAACACAGATGGAAAAGAACTCAAACGGTGCTGTTCAGCAGTCAGTCGCACACACACCGGGCGCAATCGGATATGTAGGACTCGGATATATTGACGATTCAATTAAAGCAGTAAATATTGACACCAATGGAAACGTAGTTGTCCCGACAATAGATAATGTCGTCAAAGGCACCTATCCTATTGCAAGATCACTTAACATGTTTACCAGCGGAGAAGCAACAGGTCTTTCCAAAGATTACATCAACTTTATCCTGAGCAGTGAAGGACAGGCAATAGTTGAAGAAGAAGGATTTGTAAGCGTAAAGTAA